The following is a genomic window from Burkholderia oklahomensis C6786.
TCACCGTGTCCCAGCCGCGCGTCGGCTGCCGCGCGAGGCCGTTGCCCGCTTCGCCGTGCCGGCGGCGGAAATAGTCGACGCTCCACGCGGCGGGCGCGACGCCCGATGCGTTGAGGCCGTGCAGCTTCGCGCCGTCCCAGACGAGCGCGAACGCGTCGCCGCCGAGGCCGCACGACACCGGCTCGACGACGGTGATCGCAGCCGCTGCGGCAATCGCCGCGTCGACCGCGTTGCCGCCCTTCCACAGCATCCTGAGCCCCGCCTGCGCGGCGAGCGGATGCGACGTCGACACGACGTTGCGCGCGAACACCGGCACGCGTGTCGTCGGATACGGGTTGCGCCATGAGAAGGTCGCGCCGGGCATGTTCGAGTGAAGATTCATTGCAGGTAAACTGTAAACAGGATCGAAACAGACATTCCAGCGCGAATGGGCGGCCGCGACAAATTCATTTGTCACATGAATCGATGCGCCGGCAGCATGAATCGAGTCTAATCCGAGTACGGCGCCCGTGCGCGGGCAAGTGCGCCGCGCGCCGGGCGAATCGGCCCGAACAGCCCTTACAATGCGGATTGCCGTCCCAGCTCCCCGCCCCATCGAGCCGAATCGAAACCCGCGAACATGACACGAGACCCCCGCCTCACCCTGAACGCACGTCAGCAGGAATTGCTCGAATGGGTGCAGCGCGACGGCTTCGTCACAGTCGACGATCTCGCCGCCCATTTCGACGTGACGCCGCAGACGATCCGCCGCGACGTCAACTGGCTCGCCGACCTGAACCTGCTGCGCCGCTACCACGGCGGCGCAAGCCTGCCGACGAGCTCGGAAAACGTGTCGTACACCGCGCGCCAGCGGATGTTCCACGACGAGAAGCGCAAGATCGCGGCGCTCGCCGCGTCGCACATCCCGGACCAGGCGTCGCTCTTCATCAACCTCGGCACGACGACCGAGGAAGTCGCGCGCGCGCTGAACCGGCATCGGGGCTTGCGCGTGATCACGAACAACCTGAACGTCGCGAGCATGATGAGCGGCTATCCGGACTGCGAGGTGCTGATCACGGGCGGCATCGTGCGGCCGTGGGACAAAGGCATCGTCGGCGAGCTCGCGATCGACTTCATCCGCCAGTTCAGGGTCGATTACGCGATCATCGGCACGTCGTCGATCGAAAGCGACGGCACGCTGCGCGACTTCGACACGCGCGAGGTGCGCGTCGCCGAGGCGATCATCCAGCACGCGCGCACCGTCTATCTCGTCACCGACCATTCGAAGTTCGGCCGCCCGGCGCTCGTGCGGCAGGGGCATCTGAGCCAGATCCACGCGCTCTTCACCGACAAGCCGCTGCCCGACGAGATGGCCGAGACGATCGCGCAAGCGGGCACACAGGTCTACGTCGCCGAATGACCGAACGGCCGCCCGAGCGACGCGCCGCGCTGCTGCACCGCACCCAAAACTTCAAGTGAAATCAAGGAATTGCCGCATTGGCAAAACCGCCTGAGGAATTTCTTGATGTCAATCAGAAAATTATCAGGGTGCGATTTGTAGATGCCGGCTCGCTTGACTACACTGCAAATCCCCGGCGCGGTTGCGCGTGCCTCGCGCAACCGGGGCAGCGTCAATAACGTAATGCCAAGGCCGGGACAGCGGCTTTTCCCCCCACGCCTTCCCTTGCTGGGTCACTCGACCGGACATTTGCACCCGGGACAGTACGGTTGTCATGGAGAGAACGATGCTAAGTCCGCATGAATTCGCCACGCTGTTGCTTGTGAAGGATGCTCCCGACCAAGCCGACATGGACCGCGACGAACTCGACGCGTTGCTTGAGCGACAGCTCGTGAAGCTGGAGGCGCTCGGCTCCGGCAAGAAATACTGCGTCACCGAAATCGGCGACGCGGCATTGCGATCGATCAAGCTCCGCTACTCGTGATGTACCGGCCGGAGGGACGCAGCCAGTGCCAGGCCGCGCCCCTCCGGCCCATCCCTCTCCCGCCTCTCAACCGCCGCGCAGCGACGGATCGACGGCTGCGCGCCAGCTGATCGCCTGCGCGCGCGCGTCGTTGAGATAGCTCAACCAGCGGCCTCGCTCGGCCGGGTCGGCGCTCGTCCCCAGCGCCGCGTGGCGCTGCGCAAGTTCGCTTTCGAACGCACAGAAGCGCGCATCCGTCAGCTTGCCGTGGCGCTTCGCGACCCACGCATCGAACATCGCCGAATAGACGGACTGCGCGTCGCCGCCGTAATCGCGCACCTCGCCGCAGGTCCGCTGCAGCCCGGCGAACGATGGCCCGCCCCAGTTGCCGAATCCGCCCTGCACGCCCGCACATCCGGCCAGCAGCGCGAACGCGCCGGCCGCGATCATCGTACGCATGTGTATCCCCTCGCTCGTTGCTCCTCCGCCAGTATCGTCCGGGATCGTGCGCTGCGCCACCCGACCCTCAAAAGCGAACTTTACTTTTTCGATTATGTTCGTTAAATTTCGAATACGAACATTTCAGGTTCGCTCATTTTCTGTTATATGAACGATAGGATCAGCGGGTGACTCAACAGAATCGTTACGATCTGCTCGTCGTCGGCGGCGGGATCAACGGCGCGGGCATCGCGCGCGACGCGGCCGGCCGCGGCCTGTCGGTGCTCCTGTGCGAACAGGACGACCTCGCGTCGCACACGTCCTCTTCGAGCACGAAGCTGATCCACGGCGGTCTGCGCTACCTCGAGTACAAGGAGTTCGGGCTCGTGCGCAAGGCGCTGCAGGAACGCGAGACGCTCTTGCGCGCGGCGCCGCACATCATCTGGCCGCTGCGCTTCGTGATGCCGCACATGCCGAACCTGCGCCCCGCGTGGCTCATCCGCATCGGCCTCTTCCTGTACGACCATCTCGCGAAGCGCGAACTGCTGCCCGGCTCGCGCGGCATCGACATGCGCCGCCACCCGGCGGGCGCGCCGCTCATCGATTCGATCAAGCGCGGCTTCGTCTACTCGGACGGCTGGGTCGACGACGCGCGGCTCGTCGTGCTGAACGCGCTCGACGCGCAGGAACGCGGCGCGCGCATCCTCACCCGCACGAAGCTCGTGTCGGCCGAGCGCCGCGACGGCGAATGGCACGCGCAGCTTCAGCGCGCCGACGGCCCGACGCTCGACGTGCGCGCCCGCGCGATCGCGAACGCGGCGGGCCCGTGGGTCGGCGAAGTGCTGCACGGCGCGCTCGGCCGCGGCGCGCAGCACAGCGTGCGCCTCGTGAAGGGCAGCCACATCGTCACGCGGCGCCTGTTCGATCACGACCACGCGTACATCTTCCAGAATCCGGACAAGCGGATCATCTTCGCGATTCCGTACGAGCGCGACTTCACGCTGATCGGCACGACCGACGTCGAATATCACGACGATCCTTCGCGCGTCGCCATTGACCGCGACGAAACGCGCTATCTGTGCGAGTCGATCAATCGCTATTTCAAGCGTAAGATCTCGCCCGCCGACGTGTGCTGGACCTATTCCGGCGTGCGCCCGCTCCTCGAAGACGAAAACTCGGACAACCCGTCCGCCGTCACGCGCGACTATCGCCTCGAGATGGACGACGGCGCGAGCGCGCCGCTCCTGTCGGTATTCGGCGGCAAGATCACGACGTTCCGCAAGCTCGCCGAAGAGGCGACCGACATGCTGGGCCGCGCCCTCGGCACGGCGCGTGGCGCATGGACGGCAGGCGTGCCGCTGCCGGGCGGCGACATCGCCGGCGCGCGCTTCGCGCCGTTCGCCGAAGCCTTCGCGAAACGCCATCCGTGGCTGCCCGCCGCGCTCGCGCGCCGCTATGCGCGCGCGTACGGCACGCGCGCCGAGCGCGTGATCGGCCGCGCGAAGTCGCTCGCCGAGCTCGGCGCCGAGCTCGCGCCCGGCCTTCATGAAGCGGAATTGCGTTATTTGCGCGACGCCGAATGGGCGACCTGCGCGGACGACGTGCTGTGGCGGCGCTCGAAGCTCGGCCTGCATGTCGCGCCGGGCACGCTCGACACCGTGACGGCCGCGCTCGACGCCTGGTTCGGCGCCGCGCGCGAAGCGGCGAGCGCCGCGCACTGACCGGCGCGCATCGACGCCGGCGGCAACGAACGACGACAGGAAACACCGGGAACGCGCCGCGCCCGCGGCGCCAATCACAACTACGTACGCTACGTACGGATGGAGATGAGACAAATGCAGGATCAGTACATCCTCGCGCTCGACCAGGGCACGACCAGCTCCCGCGCCATGCTGTTCGACCGACAAGGCAACATCGTGTCGATGGCGCAAAAGGAATTCGAGCAGATTTATCCGCAGCCGGGCTGGGTCGAGCATGACCCTCAGGAGATCTGGTCGACGCAAGCGGGCGTCGCGGCGGAAGCCGTCACGCGCGTGGGCCTGAACGGCACGGCGATCGCCGCGATCGGCATCACGAACCAGCGCGAGACGACGATCGTCTGGGATCGCGAAACGGGCCACCCGATCTACAACGCGATCGTCTGGCAGGATCGCCGCACCGCCGATTTCTGCGACCAGTTGAAGGCGCAGGGCCTGAGCGAAAAGGTCCGCGCGAAGACCGGCCTGCCGATCGACTCGTACTTCTCGGCCACCAAGATCCGCTGGATTCTCGACAACGTCGAGGGCGCGCGCGCGAAGGCGCGCCAGGGCAGGCTCGCGTTCGGCACGGTCGACAGCTGGCTCGTCTGGAACTTCACGAAGCACGAGCTGCACGTGACCGACGTGACGAACGCGTCGCGCACGATGCTCTTCAACATCCACACGCTCGACTGGGACGACGAGCTCCTCGACGCGCTCGAGATTCCGCGCAGCATGCTGCCGGAGGTGCGCGCGTCGTCCGAGATCTACGGGCCGACGAAAACCACGGTGTTCGCGTCGAAGATCCCGCTCGCCGGCATCGCGGGCGACCAGCAGGCTGCCCTCTTCGGCCAGATGTGCACGACGTCCGGCATGGTGAAGAACACCTACGGCACCGGCTGCTTCCTGATGATGAACACCGGCGAGCAGCCGATCGAATCGCAGAACAACCTCGTCACGACGATCGCGTGGCAGGTCGACGGCAAGGTCAACTACGCGCTCGAAGGCAGCATCTTCATCGCGGGCGCGGTCGTGCAATGGCTGCGCGACGGGCTCGGGATCATCAAGAGCGCATCGGAGATCGAAGCGCTCGCAGGCGGCGTGCCGCACACGGACGGCGTCTATCTCGTGCCCGCGTTCGCCGGCCTGGGCGCGCCGCACTGGAACGCGCACGCCCGCGGATCGCTGTTCGGCGTCACGCGCGGCACGACGTCCGCGCACCTCGCGCGCGCGGCGCTCGACTCGATCGCGTATCAGTCGCTCGACGTGCTGAAGGCGATGGAAGCCGACTCGGGCATCCGGATCGGCGAGCTGCGCGTCGACGGCGGCGCGAGCGCGAACAATCTGCTGATGCAGTTCCAGGCCGATCTGCTCGGCGTGGACACGGTGCGTCCGCGCGTCACCGAGACGACCGCGCTCGGCGCCGCGTATCTCGCGGGCCTCGCGATCGGCTACTGGAAGAACGTCGACGAGCTGCACAGCCAATGGCAGCTCGAGCGCCGCTTCGCGCCGTCGATGCAGAGCGAGCAGGTCACCTCGTGCCTCGCCGGCTGGCAGCGCGCGGTGCGCGCGGCGAAGGCGTGGGCGGACGACACGCACTGAACCCGTTCGTTCGGCATCCGTAACAAACTCGATTCAACTCATATTCACAACAATCAGGCGGGCCGCGCGACGCAAGCCGCGAGCCCGCCATACCGGTAGAGAGACGACATCATGTCACCATATATCGCGGAGTTCATCGGCACGGCGCTCCTCGTGCTGCTCGGCAACGGCGCAGTTGCGAACGTGCTGCTCGCGAAAACCAAGGGCAAGGGCGCCGACCTGATCGTCATCGTGATGGGCTGGGCGATGGCGGTATTCGTCGCGGTCTACGTGACCGCGTCGTTCTCCGGCGCGCACCTGAATCCGATCGTCACGATCAGCCTCGCGCTCGCGGGCAAGTTCGCGTGGGCGAAGGTGGGCGGCTACATCGCGTCGCAGATGCTGGGCGGCATGGCGGGCGCGTTCCTCGTGTGGCTCGCGTATCGCCAGCACTTCGCGAAGGAAGCCGATCCCGATCTGAAGCTCGCCGTGTTCTGCACGGCGCCCGCGATCCGCAGCGTCACGCACAACGTGCTGACGGAAGCGATCTGCACGTTCGTGCTGATCCTCGGCGTGCTGTACCTCGCGTCGCCGCAAGTCGGCCTCGGCGCGCTCGACGCGCTGCCCGTCGGCCTTCTCGTGCTCGGCATCGGCATCTCGCTCGGCGGCCCGACGGGCTACGCGATGAGCCCCGCGCGCGACCTGTCGCCGCGCATCATGCACGCGCTCCTGCCGATTCCGGGCAAGCGCGACAGCGACTGGCGCTACGCATGGGTGCCGGTGCTCGGGCCGCTCGTCGGCGGTGTGCTCGCGGCAAACCTGTATCTGTATCTGCATACGACGCACTGACCGCGACGCGGCGTCGAGCCGCGTTACGAATCCTCCCGCAGCCTGTCCGCCGCGCCCCCCGGCCCCCTCGCTCGTCGACGAGCGAGGGGGTTTTTCATTTGGCGCATCGCGCCGATATTCGAATGCGCCCCCAAAGTCCCCATTCCAATCGAATATTCGATTTCGCTCTTATAAAAATAATTATTCCATCGCCAAATTAAAATATTATGTCGCCAAATCAAATATACAAAAACCACCTCAAGTAAAGTTTATCCTGACATTTTTATCAGTTGTCAGTTTCCCTAATTGAATCGATCCCCGGACATCAAAATAATTAGCAAATCAAACACCACTTTTTATTTCCGACCTCGCATGTCGATCTGCGCAGGTCGAAGTGAATCGGGCCCGGACAAAATCACTGTCGCATCGATTCCACCTATTCGCGATGACCCGGTAAGCCATACCCAGAGGATTGCCATGATCGCAAGACCCGTTGCATCGAATGTGATTTGCCTTCCCGCCGGCTCCGCACGCGAGCCGGCCATTGCAGCCGCGCCGCATGCCGCGCGGGCGCGCGTCGCATTGCGGCGCGCCAGCCTTCCGCCATCCTGAATCCGTCGAATTCGCCGCTTCTCGCCGTGCTGTTCGCGTAAACGCGAACGGCAGGCCGTGTTGCAGCGCTTGCTTCCGGCGACCTCCGGCCGGCGCGTTCGCCGCACGGCCGTCGTGACGAAATAGCGGATCGGCCGTCCGCTCTACTCATGCCCGCGTTTCGAAACGAGGGCGGGCGCAGCTCATTCTCGATTTTTAAATCGATGCCTCGCCATGCACCCCAATCCATAAAAACCGATCAAAGGAGATTCATTCATTACGCGAAACAAGCAATCGCCTGATATCGCCCCCATTCATTCCTTTTTTACGTCATTCAACTTGCGAGCAAAACCATGTCCACTATCGATACGAGCGAATCCAGAAAAACCGTCTTCAGCCCCTCGTTCTGGGAAGACAAGATGGGCTACGCGCGAGGCAAGCGGGTCGGCAATCACGTGTACATCGCGGGCTGCGTCGCGTCGGACGGCAATGCCGCCGTGATCGGCAGCGACGCGTACGAGCAGACCGCCTTCATCATCGACAAGATAGAGAAATACCTGAACGAGCTCGGCGCCGAGCTGACCGACGTCGTCAGCACGGTCACGCACCTGACGAGCTTCGAGCACTTCGACGACTATTGCCGCGCATTCAGCGAGCGCTTTCGCGACATCCGCCCCGTCAACACGACGGTCGCCGTGAAGTCGCTCGTCGAGCCGCGGCACTACGTCGAGATCACCGCGACGGCGATCGTCGACGACTGACATTCCCATACGAGACAGCCATGAGCCACGCAACCGTCTACCCGAGCGGCGCACTCAAAGGCGCCACGACGCTTCCCGCATCCAAGCCCCACGTTCAGAGAGCGCTGCTGCTCGGGCTCCTGAACGGCAGGACGACCCGGATCGAGAACATGTCGTGGTGCGCCGAGACCGAGCTGCAGTTCGCGGCGTTGCGACAGTTCGGCATGACCGTCGTCGAGCGCACTGCCACGTCGCTGACGCTGCGAGGCGTCGGCAGCGACGTCGAGGCAAGCGGCGCGATCGACGCGGCCGGCTCCGGCATGCTCTTCCGGATGAGCGCGGCGCTCGCGGCGCTGGCGACAGAACCCGTCACGATCCGCTGCAACGATTCGCTGTTCAGCCGCGACAGCGTGTTCGACGCCGGGTTCTTCTCGCATCTCGGCATCGACGCGCGCCGCGCGGAAGGCAATCTCGTCACGATCTCGCGAAAATCGCATCCGGAACGCGTACCGCTCACGACGCACAAGAGCACGCAGTTCATCTCGTTCGCGCTGTTCGTCGCGCCGTTCTCGGCCGACAGGACGCTGCGCGTCGCCGACGACGGCAGTCACGCCGGCTACATCGACATGAGCGTCAAGACGATGTCGCTGCTGCACAGCGCCGTCGTTCGAACGCCGGGCAGCCTGACGGCGAGCGAGTACCGCGCCGACGACATCGTCGTCCGCATCCCGACCGATTTCACGTCGCTCAGCTACATCGCGTCCGCCGCGCTGAGCGTCGGCGCGGAAAGCGACATCGAAATCGCGAACTACCGGCCGGGAGACACGCTCAACGAACAGACGCTGTTCGACGTCTATCGCGAGCTCGGCATCCGCCTGACCCGCGACGACGCGCGTCATACGCTGCGGATCGAGCGCGAACGCGCCTTCCGGCGTTCGCGCCGCGAGCTGTCGCTGCACGAACTGCCGTCGGCCGCGACGAACATCATCGCGGCCGCGTCGAACCTCGGTGATCCGATCCGCTTCGGCGGTGTGGACGGCATCAACAACCACAAGTGCCAGCGCGCGTTCGTGATCAACGAGAACATCCGCGCAATGGGCGGACGCAGCGCACTCGTCTTCAACGACGTCGGGCGGTTCGACAAGATCGACGTGATGAGCGACGGCCCGCTGCACGGCGGGGCCGAATTGCC
Proteins encoded in this region:
- a CDS encoding DeoR/GlpR family DNA-binding transcription regulator, whose translation is MTRDPRLTLNARQQELLEWVQRDGFVTVDDLAAHFDVTPQTIRRDVNWLADLNLLRRYHGGASLPTSSENVSYTARQRMFHDEKRKIAALAASHIPDQASLFINLGTTTEEVARALNRHRGLRVITNNLNVASMMSGYPDCEVLITGGIVRPWDKGIVGELAIDFIRQFRVDYAIIGTSSIESDGTLRDFDTREVRVAEAIIQHARTVYLVTDHSKFGRPALVRQGHLSQIHALFTDKPLPDEMAETIAQAGTQVYVAE
- a CDS encoding phage tail assembly chaperone, which codes for MLSPHEFATLLLVKDAPDQADMDRDELDALLERQLVKLEALGSGKKYCVTEIGDAALRSIKLRYS
- the glpD gene encoding glycerol-3-phosphate dehydrogenase, with product MTQQNRYDLLVVGGGINGAGIARDAAGRGLSVLLCEQDDLASHTSSSSTKLIHGGLRYLEYKEFGLVRKALQERETLLRAAPHIIWPLRFVMPHMPNLRPAWLIRIGLFLYDHLAKRELLPGSRGIDMRRHPAGAPLIDSIKRGFVYSDGWVDDARLVVLNALDAQERGARILTRTKLVSAERRDGEWHAQLQRADGPTLDVRARAIANAAGPWVGEVLHGALGRGAQHSVRLVKGSHIVTRRLFDHDHAYIFQNPDKRIIFAIPYERDFTLIGTTDVEYHDDPSRVAIDRDETRYLCESINRYFKRKISPADVCWTYSGVRPLLEDENSDNPSAVTRDYRLEMDDGASAPLLSVFGGKITTFRKLAEEATDMLGRALGTARGAWTAGVPLPGGDIAGARFAPFAEAFAKRHPWLPAALARRYARAYGTRAERVIGRAKSLAELGAELAPGLHEAELRYLRDAEWATCADDVLWRRSKLGLHVAPGTLDTVTAALDAWFGAAREAASAAH
- the glpK gene encoding glycerol kinase GlpK; this encodes MQDQYILALDQGTTSSRAMLFDRQGNIVSMAQKEFEQIYPQPGWVEHDPQEIWSTQAGVAAEAVTRVGLNGTAIAAIGITNQRETTIVWDRETGHPIYNAIVWQDRRTADFCDQLKAQGLSEKVRAKTGLPIDSYFSATKIRWILDNVEGARAKARQGRLAFGTVDSWLVWNFTKHELHVTDVTNASRTMLFNIHTLDWDDELLDALEIPRSMLPEVRASSEIYGPTKTTVFASKIPLAGIAGDQQAALFGQMCTTSGMVKNTYGTGCFLMMNTGEQPIESQNNLVTTIAWQVDGKVNYALEGSIFIAGAVVQWLRDGLGIIKSASEIEALAGGVPHTDGVYLVPAFAGLGAPHWNAHARGSLFGVTRGTTSAHLARAALDSIAYQSLDVLKAMEADSGIRIGELRVDGGASANNLLMQFQADLLGVDTVRPRVTETTALGAAYLAGLAIGYWKNVDELHSQWQLERRFAPSMQSEQVTSCLAGWQRAVRAAKAWADDTH
- a CDS encoding MIP/aquaporin family protein: MSPYIAEFIGTALLVLLGNGAVANVLLAKTKGKGADLIVIVMGWAMAVFVAVYVTASFSGAHLNPIVTISLALAGKFAWAKVGGYIASQMLGGMAGAFLVWLAYRQHFAKEADPDLKLAVFCTAPAIRSVTHNVLTEAICTFVLILGVLYLASPQVGLGALDALPVGLLVLGIGISLGGPTGYAMSPARDLSPRIMHALLPIPGKRDSDWRYAWVPVLGPLVGGVLAANLYLYLHTTH
- a CDS encoding RidA family protein, yielding MSTIDTSESRKTVFSPSFWEDKMGYARGKRVGNHVYIAGCVASDGNAAVIGSDAYEQTAFIIDKIEKYLNELGAELTDVVSTVTHLTSFEHFDDYCRAFSERFRDIRPVNTTVAVKSLVEPRHYVEITATAIVDD
- a CDS encoding 3-phosphoshikimate 1-carboxyvinyltransferase, with the protein product MSHATVYPSGALKGATTLPASKPHVQRALLLGLLNGRTTRIENMSWCAETELQFAALRQFGMTVVERTATSLTLRGVGSDVEASGAIDAAGSGMLFRMSAALAALATEPVTIRCNDSLFSRDSVFDAGFFSHLGIDARRAEGNLVTISRKSHPERVPLTTHKSTQFISFALFVAPFSADRTLRVADDGSHAGYIDMSVKTMSLLHSAVVRTPGSLTASEYRADDIVVRIPTDFTSLSYIASAALSVGAESDIEIANYRPGDTLNEQTLFDVYRELGIRLTRDDARHTLRIERERAFRRSRRELSLHELPSAATNIIAAASNLGDPIRFGGVDGINNHKCQRAFVINENIRAMGGRSALVFNDVGRFDKIDVMSDGPLHGGAELPSYRDHRICAANIIASLGAQRKSIVHDTDKLDDGFPKFIDTLRALGAEIA